TGAAATGATTAAAACGAAAAACTAAGGAGGATCATAATAATTGATTACATTTAAAAAGTGCCCAATTTGTGAAAATGAAAAAGAACAGATAGAAATAGAGTTATACCTTACTTCTTCAGATATTTATGAGATATCATGTAAAATATGTGGGGATTATTTGATAACCTTTATAGAAAAAGAAGCCTTAAAACATAAAAATATTAACGATAGGGTCAAGTTATCGTCTTTCTTTAGAGAAAGAACGATTCATAATAATAATGTAAAACTTGTGTTTGGTCAAAAGACCGATCTATTTCCAGGAAGCTACTCCCATCTTTTAAATTTACCGTTTATTTCTTACGAAGATGTGATAAAAAGCTTTCCAGATCATATTTCTGAACGCTTGGATCGTACTCTTTTAAACCTTTATAAATTATCAAAATATACCGGGGATGAGGTATTCATTAATGATACGGATTACCCAATTTTCTATCCGGATTCGATTGATTTAAAAGCAACTAAATTTATTATGAAGTATCTATTTTATGATAATTTAGTTGAAGGAAATAATGATCTGCCTGGAACGCTTACGGTGACAGCGAAGGGACTTGCAAGAATATATGAAATTGAAAAAGGAATAAATATAAATCCTCCTCAAGCATTCACGGCAATGTGGTTTGATCCAAGTATGGGTTATTATTGGGAGAATGGCTTTGAAAAGGCCATAAAAGCTTGTGACTATTTCCCCAGGAGAATTGATAGTAAAGAGCACAATGGGAAAATTTGTGACGAGATAATTGTTGAAATTAGGAAAAGTAAGTTTGTGATATGCGATTTTACTGGACACCGAGGCGGTGTATATTTTGAGGCAGGTTATGCATTAGGTATGGGTTTACCCGTTATTTGGACATGCCAAGAGGAATGGTTTAATAAGGTAGTAGACAAACAGATTGAAGCGAAAACCATAGATGGTCAACTAATAAGTGTAATAATTCAAGATGAACGAAAAGTTCATTTTGACATTGACCATTATAACTTTATTGTATGGAAAGATGAGGTAGACCTGTTTGAAAAACTTCAAAATAGAATAAAAGCAACTATCGTTTAAAGGAAACGTTCGGAAAAATCCCCACCAGTGAGCCAGTGGGGTGTTAAACAGATTTTTTTCATTTTAGTATTTCATCTTTGCAATATACCTATAAATTATTGGTATTACACATAGGAGGTAAATGAGTGTCAGATTCCAACCAAGTAGTAATTGAACGTCCTGAAATCGGCCAATGGTTAGATATTACAGTTACATTTACAAAAGAGGATTCTGAACCAGACCCAAAAGGTATAAAAGGCTCTTATGGTGTAACCTATGTTCTTGGACCAACATCTTATTCTGTAGATAACGCTAATTTCGAGTTCGATATCATTCAAAAAGGCGATTCTTTTTTACAATTTTACAATCCAGATTTACCGATTGAAAATCAGTATACCGGAGTAAAAATAGATGTAATGGGACCGGATGGGGGATCAGCAAAATGCGAAATTCGTACAAATAGTAAGGGGAGGATGTCTCAAATTTGCTTCCCGGCTATTATGGCGGAAAGTTTTAACAACGCTGAAAGTAAAGCTTATAATCTGATTCAACCCATATTAGGATGGATTTCTTTACAGTACGACATCCCAGTTGAAATCACTCAAATTCATACTGTGGAGCATTCAACTTCTAGTGTTAGAAACAGTGCTTTTGTAAGTCCAAAGATAAAAGGTCTTGGTCCAATTCCGGAATTTAACCTTGGCTTTCAACGAAGGCTCGATATAAACAAAGTTCTTATCTTCCCCAGTAACAAGCTGCTTAGCTATGCCGTAAAATGCCTTTTTGTGTTTAGGAGGTACCCCAAGCTCAATGATACCAGCGGCCCTCTTCTTACCATTCTCCTCTACCTGGACAAGTAAGCCGAATTCATCCTTACGGTACCCTGAAATAAAAACTTCAGCGGCTTCATACCGAACTATCTTTAGCCAATCGGAGCTACGTTTGCTTACGTACAAGCTGTTCTTTCTCTTGGCAACAATGCCCTCCATTTTCTTATCACAAATAACACTGTACAGATCTGTTCCGTTGTTCTCAGTATATGGAATAACGCTTAAGAAGGGATTTGGTTTGATTATTGATTCGAGGATAGATTTACGCTTTATCAATGGTAACCGGCGCAGATCCCGACCATTATGTCTTAATACATCAAAAACAATATAATGCACGGGCATAGTTCTTGCCACTGCATTTATTTTTGTTTGCTTGGATAGTTGGAATCTCTCCATGACACTCTCAAAATCTATTACTCCAGTTGTTGGATCTATGCTGCAGACTTCCCCATCCAGAATAACATCATCCCCTGACATAGCAGGATTCCAGAGTTCCGGATATTTCCGGGTACATTCATTATTGTGC
The genomic region above belongs to Paenibacillus sp. GP183 and contains:
- a CDS encoding RNA ligase family protein, with protein sequence MNIGDATMFISPMLLEKSDAPFNDPAYLFEPKIDGHRLIMTYKKGETRLFTRHNNECTRKYPELWNPAMSGDDVILDGEVCSIDPTTGVIDFESVMERFQLSKQTKINAVARTMPVHYIVFDVLRHNGRDLRRLPLIKRKSILESIIKPNPFLSVIPYTENNGTDLYSVICDKKMEGIVAKRKNSLYVSKRSSDWLKIVRYEAAEVFISGYRKDEFGLLVQVEENGKKRAAGIIELGVPPKHKKAFYGIAKQLVTGEDKNFVYIEPSLKAKVKFRNWTKTFYLWTYKSTVSNTRS